The following are encoded together in the Babesia microti strain RI chromosome II, complete genome genome:
- a CDS encoding hypothetical protein (overlaps_old_locusTagID:BBM_II00180): MFDCCTVKNNDDESVPEFEDILVKKGGFGTGTSDEVEVEHHQILEPITQTKIVEVTKEIIEEKIVEVPQVQVVEKIVEVDVPVIKYKPVYKKTPVVVEKVKHVPKIVYEDKIIEVPQVQYVEKEVEVPQIVYKERIVEEPKVMVVEHVIPVLKVKKAVMTARDKQVPEDIMQELDSMNYADANEEEISNAACCAN, from the coding sequence ATGTTTGACTGTTGTACTGTGAAAAATAACGATGATGAATCCGTCCCTGAGTTCGAAGACATTTTGGTCAAAAAGGGTGGATTTGGGACTGGAACATCCGATGAAGTAGAAGTGGAACATCATCAAATCTTGGAACCAATTACCCAGACTAAAATTGTCGAAGTCACTAAAGAAATTATTGAGGAGAAGATCGTAGAAGTGCCGCAAGTACAAGTTGTGGAGAAGATCGTAGAAGTGGACGTCCCCGTCATCAAGTACAAACCTGTTTATAAGAAAACGCCAGTCGTTGTAGAGAAGGTTAAACATGTACCAAAGATAGTATATGAGGATAAGATCATAGAGGTTCCTCAAGTGCAATATGTTGAAAAGGAAGTTGAGGTTccacaaattgtttacaaGGAGAGGATTGTAGAGGAGCCCAAGGTTATGGTTGTAGAACATGTTATACCTGTCCTTAAGGTTAAGAAGGCAGTTATGACTGCCAGAGATAAGCAAGTTCCTGAAGATATCATGCAAGAACTTGATTCTATGAACTATGCTGATGCAAATGAGGAGGAAATATCCAACGCTGCATGTTGTGCCAATTAA
- a CDS encoding stromal membrane-associated protein (overlaps_old_locusTagID:BBM_II00170) has product MGSKSHEINEILAIPGNNICADCGCHSPRWASINLGVVICINCSGVHRKLGVHISKIKSLTLDTLKPEWIKCLKYIGNNIANSYYLSRLPNDVPRIRPGESAHKVEIWIRNKYEKKIYSSNDLIEPCVLVNQGKDPRNVYSSAKTMLSKPHSEFVADFSYLTMSHTNSNSTNAPLIELNNKEINFANFDSCTTRSYPVDIVKNVDIENQTTHVSKEENIPKLSDVYKIRDAKIEAAKACIAKMYKNPEQLGLHPDANDIKPSCIDNSGNIDFTKLFNYGS; this is encoded by the coding sequence ATGGGGTCAAAAAGTCACGAAATAAACGAAATTTTAGCAATTCCTGGCAATAATATTTGTGCAGATTGTGGTTGCCACTCGCCCCGCTGGGCGAGTATCAATTTGGGTGTCGTCATCTGTATCAACTGTAGCGGAGTACATCGCAAACTGGGCGTTCATATTTCAAAGATAAAATCGCTCACGTTGGACACTTTAAAACCAGAATGGATTAAATGCCTCAAATACATAGGAAATAATATAGCCAACTCTTACTATTTGAGCAGGCTGCCAAATGATGTACCTAGGATCAGGCCAGGGGAGTCAGCCCATAAAGTGGAGATTTGGATCAGGAATAAGTAtgaaaaaaaaatatactcTTCAAATGATCTTATAGAACCCTGTGTATTAGTAAATCAAGGCAAAGATCCGAGGAACGTATATTCGTCGGCCAAAACTATGCTTTCCAAACCTCATTCGGAATTTGTAGCAGATTTCTCTTACCTTACAATGTCACACACTAATTCAAATTCTACCAATGCTCCATTGATTGAGTTGAACAATAAAGAGATTAATTTTGCTAATTTTGATTCGTGCACAACTCGCTCATATCCAGTGGATATTGTCAAAAATGTGGACATTGAAAACCAAACTACACATGTATCAAAAGAGGAAAATATACCAAAATTGAGCGACGTTTACAAAATTAGGGACGCCAAAATTGAAGCTGCTAAGGCATGTATTGCtaaaatgtacaaaaatcCAGAACAATTGGGTTTACATCCAGATGccaatgatattaaacCGTCTTGCATCGACAACTCTGGCAATATAGATTTCACCAAACTTTTTAATTATGGTTCTTAA
- a CDS encoding conserved Plasmodium protein, unknown function (overlaps_old_locusTagID:BBM_II00185): MFIETSAVTLQDVMISILVLTVALFSHITDSTKFINRNKLTILSHNTVTNNIAVKQYHVSFIPLVMHGSAINLAQYELGAVPKKKPSHRRTRIRRVAWMKRNPITKSLPTMVDLADMLTYTSGTYTKARTTRQNWLNLPNTRLTKGHFIATELSPPL, encoded by the exons ATGTTCATAGAGACAAGTGCCGTGACACTACAAGATGTTATGATATCTATACTAGTACTAACGGTAGCTCTATTTTCACACATTACAGATTCaactaaatttattaatcgCAATAAATTGACTATTCTATCGCATAACACAGTAACTAATAATATTGCTGTGAAACAGTATCATGTGTCGTTTATACCCCTTGTAATGCATGGTTCCGCGATAAATCTGGCACAGTATGAGTTAGGTGCAGTTCCTAAGAAAAAACCTTCCCATAGAAGAACAAGGATTAGGCGAGTTGCTTGGATGAAAAGAAATCCCATAACAAAATCATTG CCTACAATGGTGGATTTGGCGGATATGCTAACTTACACATCGGGAACCTACACTAAAGCAAGGACAACAAGACAGAATTGGTTAAATCTCCCCAATACTAGATTGACAAAGGGGCACTTTATAGCAACAGAACTGTCTCCCCCCCTTTAG
- a CDS encoding Protein kinase domain (overlaps_old_locusTagID:BBM_II00170;~overlaps_old_locusTagID:BBM_II00175), with amino-acid sequence MNCDSVEQFFYLKGYTVLEFVSSSKGAEYYLLVKSDDNPTSESEGDKTTNSMKLFAKSVIIKKNNAKRKLGEVATIVSLGYHPNLVEYVDSFINYDRLNIIFKYCDKGSLESIIKNRKKRHFSEKTIVNWITQILCGIKKIHDAGLIHRDIKADNVLLDSEGLIKICDFGIAKKSDLLNTFCGTMSYISPEIHQNDVYGPKTDIWSAGVLLYYLIKLKLPFGYRKSEYQNIIRLICTQQLPPLPKGYSIELRQLCYKMLTKQHELRPDVYELLREDIIQEELKRHIKQLKAGENNIKNN; translated from the exons ATGAATTGCGACTCTGTAGAACAATTCTTTTATTTGAAGGGTTATACAGTGTTAGAGTTTGTTAGTTCTTCAAAAGGGGCAGAATACTATTTATTAGTCAAATCTGATGACAATCCTACCTCAGAATCCGAGGGTGATAAAACAACAAAttcaatgaaattatttgcaaaatctgttattattaaaaaaaataacgCAAAAAGGAAGTTGGGTGAAGTGGCTACGATAGTATCTTTGG GATACCATCCTAATCTAGTGGAATATGTTGATTCCTTCATAAATTACGACCGTTTGAAcattatattcaaataCTGCGATAAGGGAAGTTTGGAGagtataattaaaaatcgcaaaaaaaGACACTTTTCAGAAAAGACAATTGTCAATTGGATAACCCAGATCCTCTGTGGTATAAAAAAGATTCACGATGCTGGACTAATCCATCGAG ATATAAAGGCAGATAATGTGTTATTAGATAGTGAGGGGTTGATCAAGATTTGTGATTTCGGTATTGCAAAAAAATCAGATCTTCTAAATACATTTTGCGGTACTATGAGTTATATTTCCCCAGAAATCCATCAA AATGATGTTTATGGGCCTAAAACTGATATTTGGTCAGCGGGAGTGCTACTATATTATCTAATCAAACTTAAGCTCCCCTTCGGGTACAGGAAGAGCGAATATCAGAACATAATACGTCTAATTTGTACCCAGCAG TTACCGCCACTGCCTAAAGGTTATTCGATTGAATTACGCCAATTGTGCTACAAAATGTTAACCAAGCAACACGAATTGAGACCAGATGTCTATGAACTACTAAGGGAGGATATAATACAA GAGGAACTAAAAAGACACATCAAGCAA TTGAAGGCAGGcgaaaataatattaaaaataattaa